Proteins found in one Aneurinibacillus uraniidurans genomic segment:
- the prmA gene encoding 50S ribosomal protein L11 methyltransferase produces MKWSEISIHTAEEAVEAVANILHEAGATGVVIEDPEILQRQWEDKFGEIYQLSEKDYPEEGVIVKAYLLVNSYLAETVEQIKEAVNNLALYDIEAGPGTISLAEVREEEWETAWKKYYKPVEVSDRITITPTWEEYKPKREDELIIELDPGMAFGTGTHPTTVLCIRALDEAIKGGETIIDVGCGTGVLAIAAAKLGASSVQALDLDEVAVHSARINVKLNHTAKQVNVDQNNLLDGIEGPVDIVVANILAEVIVRFVDDAARVLKPGGRFITSGIITLKEEEVKQAMESAGFRIVESHYMHDMYDSEDDGAHYPSGDTVAPPTILDRTAITSGWVCIIAEKLA; encoded by the coding sequence ATGAAATGGTCGGAAATTAGCATCCACACCGCCGAGGAAGCGGTCGAAGCAGTTGCGAACATTCTGCATGAAGCCGGTGCCACAGGAGTTGTGATTGAAGACCCGGAGATTTTGCAGCGTCAGTGGGAAGATAAATTCGGAGAAATTTATCAATTATCGGAGAAAGATTATCCGGAAGAAGGCGTCATTGTTAAAGCGTATCTTCTCGTGAACAGCTATCTCGCAGAAACCGTTGAGCAAATTAAAGAAGCGGTTAACAATCTTGCTTTATATGATATCGAGGCAGGGCCGGGCACGATCTCACTTGCGGAAGTGCGAGAAGAAGAGTGGGAAACTGCCTGGAAGAAATATTATAAGCCTGTTGAAGTATCAGATCGGATTACGATTACTCCGACATGGGAGGAGTATAAGCCGAAGCGCGAAGATGAACTGATCATTGAACTTGATCCGGGCATGGCGTTTGGCACAGGTACACACCCGACGACGGTACTGTGCATTCGAGCGCTTGATGAAGCGATCAAAGGCGGCGAGACAATCATTGATGTCGGCTGTGGTACAGGTGTGCTCGCGATTGCGGCGGCAAAACTTGGTGCTTCGTCTGTGCAGGCACTTGATCTTGATGAAGTGGCCGTGCATTCTGCCCGCATCAATGTGAAGCTAAACCATACAGCGAAGCAGGTTAATGTTGATCAGAACAATCTGCTTGATGGGATCGAAGGCCCGGTTGATATCGTGGTCGCTAACATCCTGGCAGAAGTCATCGTTCGTTTTGTAGATGATGCAGCTCGCGTACTTAAGCCGGGGGGACGATTCATTACATCCGGTATTATTACGCTTAAAGAAGAAGAAGTGAAGCAGGCGATGGAGTCGGCAGGATTCCGGATTGTCGAGTCTCATTATATGCATGACATGTATGACAGCGAAGATGACGGTGCGCATTATCCATCAGGTGATACCGTAGCACCGCCGACAATTTTGGACCGGACGGCGATCACATCTGGCTGGGTATGTATTATCGCTGAAAAACTGGCGTAG
- a CDS encoding 16S rRNA (uracil(1498)-N(3))-methyltransferase, translating into MQRYFVEPIHMREHEVTITGDDVNHIVRVMRNRVGDEVICCNGQGRDVRGAIEAIEPDAVHIRIVEEGLKNRELPVQVTIAQGLPKGDKMEWVIQKGTELGAFSFCAFTSSRTVVKLDAKKEAKRLERWQKIAKEAAEQSHRSVVPQIENVQSWRELLASASGFHYAVLAYEKEESATFGRVLADMTPGSKLLVVIGPEGGFDEKEVAEAEAAGFAAVSLGKRILRAETAPLYALSCVSYRFEQ; encoded by the coding sequence ATGCAGCGTTATTTTGTAGAACCGATACACATGCGGGAGCATGAGGTGACGATTACCGGAGACGATGTGAACCACATCGTCCGGGTTATGCGAAATCGTGTCGGGGATGAAGTAATTTGCTGCAACGGTCAGGGACGTGATGTGCGCGGCGCGATTGAGGCGATTGAGCCGGATGCTGTGCACATCCGCATCGTGGAAGAAGGCTTGAAAAACCGTGAACTTCCGGTGCAAGTTACCATTGCCCAGGGATTGCCGAAAGGTGATAAAATGGAATGGGTTATTCAGAAAGGCACTGAGCTCGGTGCTTTTTCTTTTTGCGCGTTTACGTCAAGTCGGACCGTTGTAAAGCTTGATGCAAAAAAAGAAGCCAAGCGTCTGGAACGCTGGCAGAAAATCGCGAAAGAAGCGGCAGAACAGTCGCATCGAAGCGTAGTACCGCAGATCGAGAATGTGCAGAGCTGGCGCGAGTTGCTTGCATCTGCATCCGGTTTCCATTATGCTGTACTTGCATATGAAAAAGAGGAAAGTGCCACATTTGGCCGTGTGTTGGCGGACATGACACCTGGATCAAAACTACTTGTTGTCATCGGGCCAGAAGGTGGATTCGATGAGAAAGAAGTAGCAGAAGCCGAAGCGGCAGGCTTCGCAGCTGTGTCGCTTGGCAAGCGTATCCTGCGGGCCGAGACAGCGCCGCTCTATGCACTATCGTGTGTGTCTTATCGATTTGAACAATAA
- the mtaB gene encoding tRNA (N(6)-L-threonylcarbamoyladenosine(37)-C(2))-methylthiotransferase MtaB, with the protein MPTVAFHTLGCKVNHYETEAIWQLFKDVGYEKTDFEQKADVYVINTCTVTNTGDKKSRQVIRRAIRRNPEAVIAVTGCYAQTTPHEIMAIPGVDIVVGTSGREQLTDYVNQYLQDRQPINAVSNIMKAREYEELDVPEFTDRTRASLKIQEGCNNFCTFCIIPWARGLMRSRKPESVIEQANKLVAAGYKEIVLTGIHTGGYGEDLEDYNLARLLRDLDTKVPGLARIRISSIEASQITDEVIEILNSSDKMCRHLHVPLQAGDDQVLKRMRRKYTTDEYRATIEKLHQALPDVAITTDIIVGFPGETEEMYENGFRFIEEMKFAELHVFPYSKRSGTPAARMEDQVDEEIKNRRVHELIELSNRMAVEYSSKFVGQVLEVIPEEPYKEAPDSGLYVGHADNYLKLVFQANESLVGKICMVRVDEPGAETCKGTFVRVLSEEALQA; encoded by the coding sequence ATGCCAACTGTTGCGTTTCATACCCTCGGATGCAAAGTAAACCATTACGAGACCGAAGCAATCTGGCAGCTATTTAAAGATGTCGGATATGAGAAAACGGATTTCGAACAAAAAGCGGACGTTTATGTTATTAATACGTGTACAGTAACGAATACAGGTGACAAAAAAAGCCGTCAGGTCATTCGTCGGGCGATTCGTCGCAACCCGGAAGCGGTTATCGCTGTCACAGGTTGCTATGCGCAAACGACGCCGCACGAAATTATGGCGATCCCAGGGGTAGACATTGTTGTCGGAACATCGGGTCGTGAGCAATTGACTGACTATGTAAATCAGTATTTGCAGGATCGTCAGCCGATTAATGCGGTATCGAACATTATGAAAGCACGCGAATACGAAGAACTCGATGTACCAGAGTTTACGGATCGCACACGTGCCTCGCTGAAAATTCAGGAAGGCTGTAACAACTTCTGCACCTTCTGTATTATTCCGTGGGCACGCGGCCTGATGCGCAGCCGTAAACCGGAGAGTGTCATTGAACAGGCGAACAAGCTTGTGGCAGCAGGCTACAAGGAAATTGTGCTCACAGGCATTCATACCGGCGGCTACGGAGAAGACCTCGAAGATTACAATCTTGCTCGTCTGCTGCGTGATCTCGATACGAAAGTGCCGGGGCTTGCTCGCATCCGCATTAGTTCCATTGAGGCGAGTCAAATTACGGATGAAGTAATCGAGATCTTGAATTCATCGGATAAAATGTGCCGTCACCTGCACGTTCCGCTGCAGGCAGGCGATGATCAAGTATTAAAACGCATGCGTCGTAAATATACGACAGACGAATACCGTGCGACGATTGAGAAGCTGCATCAGGCGCTTCCAGACGTGGCGATTACAACGGATATTATTGTAGGATTCCCTGGCGAGACGGAAGAGATGTACGAGAACGGCTTCCGTTTTATCGAAGAGATGAAATTCGCTGAGCTACACGTCTTCCCATATTCGAAGCGCAGCGGTACACCAGCTGCCCGGATGGAAGATCAAGTGGATGAAGAGATCAAAAATCGTCGCGTGCATGAATTGATTGAGCTATCGAACCGAATGGCAGTTGAGTATTCAAGCAAATTTGTCGGTCAGGTACTTGAAGTTATTCCAGAAGAGCCGTACAAAGAAGCACCGGATAGCGGTCTGTATGTCGGTCATGCGGATAACTATCTTAAACTAGTATTCCAGGCGAATGAGTCACTCGTCGGCAAGATTTGTATGGTGCGCGTGGACGAGCCAGGCGCAGAAACGTGCAAAGGCACATTCGTGCGTGTACTGAGCGAAGAAGCGCTTCAGGCATAA
- a CDS encoding ATP-binding protein translates to MRLDNWPIRWKITLLAFGIVLFSLLMGTMILIGKIVTVKVEDVSDRSLLIAKVTAQIPEIKRLVESGDPNRVVQKLVEQVRAIYGADYIVVVNMDGVRLSHPLENRIGTRFPINQAAKPAFAEHVYVDQVQGDLGDGVRAYAPIMNDEHQQVGVVMVGNTVPPLSAILHDLSGEMVLILSLTLCFGIFGAYLLASHIKQQTFQLEPQELARTIDERTAAFHAIHEGIIAIDDKERITVINEAAKRMLKVHVEAVGENIWDVIPDTRLPEILELGYPLYNRQFYIGDTLIVSNRVPIQVKGKTKGALAIFQDKTEVTRMAEELTGVKSFVDALRAKNHEHSNKLHTIAGLIQLGKDQEALRYIFQLDEEQENVAHYIGDRIQDVNLMGLLIGKISRAKELDITLYIDPYSEFRRFPQDVTYHDLVIIIGNLIENAFDGLAEVVDRGKKIDVSIVQDDSYVIIEIDDNGIGIPEEMRQHIFEKGFSTKQKGERGIGLYLVSSIVERSGGEIEVDSSVGFGTWVRVTLPMERKEEE, encoded by the coding sequence ATGCGACTAGATAATTGGCCGATTCGCTGGAAGATCACACTGCTGGCATTCGGTATCGTGTTATTTTCCCTGCTTATGGGGACGATGATTCTCATTGGAAAAATCGTAACAGTTAAAGTAGAGGATGTAAGTGACCGCTCGCTTCTCATCGCAAAAGTGACTGCCCAGATACCGGAGATCAAGCGATTAGTGGAATCCGGTGATCCTAATCGTGTTGTTCAAAAGCTGGTTGAGCAAGTGCGGGCGATTTATGGAGCTGATTATATTGTGGTCGTCAACATGGACGGAGTGCGTTTGTCGCATCCACTGGAGAATCGGATTGGGACGAGGTTCCCGATAAACCAGGCGGCGAAGCCTGCGTTTGCAGAACACGTATATGTCGATCAGGTACAGGGTGACCTGGGGGATGGTGTACGGGCATATGCGCCAATTATGAACGATGAGCATCAGCAAGTCGGGGTAGTAATGGTAGGCAATACCGTGCCGCCGCTTAGTGCGATTTTGCATGATTTGAGCGGCGAGATGGTGCTGATTTTATCACTGACGCTTTGTTTTGGTATTTTCGGAGCGTATTTGCTCGCAAGCCATATTAAGCAGCAAACATTCCAACTTGAGCCCCAAGAGTTGGCCCGTACCATTGATGAACGAACGGCAGCTTTCCATGCGATTCATGAAGGCATTATCGCGATTGATGATAAGGAACGCATCACCGTTATAAATGAAGCCGCCAAGCGCATGCTTAAGGTGCACGTGGAAGCAGTCGGGGAAAATATTTGGGATGTTATTCCAGATACGCGACTGCCGGAAATTTTGGAACTGGGTTATCCACTTTATAATCGTCAGTTTTATATTGGTGATACGCTTATCGTGAGCAACCGGGTTCCGATTCAAGTGAAGGGAAAAACAAAAGGGGCGCTTGCCATCTTCCAGGACAAAACAGAAGTGACACGTATGGCAGAAGAGTTGACGGGCGTTAAATCATTCGTGGACGCGCTGCGTGCCAAAAACCATGAACATAGCAACAAACTCCATACGATCGCCGGGCTTATTCAGCTTGGCAAAGACCAGGAGGCGCTTCGTTACATTTTCCAACTCGATGAAGAACAGGAGAATGTCGCGCACTACATTGGAGATCGGATTCAGGACGTGAATCTGATGGGCCTGCTCATCGGCAAAATTAGCCGAGCCAAGGAACTCGATATTACTCTGTACATTGATCCGTACAGTGAATTTCGACGTTTCCCGCAGGATGTGACGTATCATGATCTGGTCATTATCATTGGCAATCTGATTGAGAATGCGTTTGACGGTCTTGCAGAAGTAGTAGATCGCGGGAAAAAAATTGATGTCTCAATTGTACAGGATGACAGCTATGTGATTATCGAAATAGACGATAATGGCATCGGAATTCCAGAAGAGATGCGTCAGCATATTTTTGAGAAAGGCTTTTCCACCAAGCAAAAAGGTGAGCGAGGCATTGGATTATATCTTGTTTCGTCCATTGTAGAGCGAAGCGGGGGCGAAATTGAAGTAGACAGTAGCGTAGGTTTCGGAACATGGGTGCGTGTTACGCTGCCGATGGAGCGGAAGGAGGAAGAGTAA
- the dnaK gene encoding molecular chaperone DnaK: MSKVIGIDLGTTNSCVAVMEGGEPVVIPNPEGNRTTPSVVAFKNGERIVGEAAKRQAITNPDNTVSSIKRYMGTAHKETLEGKDYTAQEVSAMILQKLKSDAEAYLGETVTQAVITVPAYFNDSQRQATKDAGKIAGLEVLRIVNEPTAAALAYGMDKEEDQTILVYDLGGGTFDVSILELGDGFFEVKATSGDNKLGGDDFDQVIIDYLVSEFKKENSIDLSADRMAMQRLKDAAEKAKKDLSGVLTTTISLPFITADATGPKHLEVNLTRAKFEELSARLVERTMEPTRRALADAGMSPSNLDKVILVGGSTRIPAVQEAIKKFTGQEPHKGVNPDEVVALGAAVQAGVLTGDVKDVVLLDVTPLSLGLETMGGVMTKLIERNTTIPTSKSQVFSTAADNQTAVDIHVLQGERPMASDNKTLGRFQLGDIPPAPRGIPQIEVTFDIDANGIVNVSAKDLGTGKEQKITITSSSGLSDDEINRMVQEAEENAEADKQRKEQVELRNEADQLVFMTEKTVKDLGDKVEQAEIDKANEAKDKLKAALEGSDLEAIRTAKDALQEIVQQLSMKLYEQAAQQAQAAEATEGGAAKADDVVDADYTVVDEKDKK; the protein is encoded by the coding sequence ATGTCTAAAGTAATTGGGATTGACCTTGGTACAACAAACTCTTGCGTAGCAGTAATGGAAGGCGGCGAGCCAGTCGTTATTCCAAATCCGGAAGGCAACCGTACAACTCCATCTGTTGTTGCGTTTAAAAATGGCGAGCGTATCGTCGGCGAAGCAGCAAAGCGTCAGGCGATTACAAACCCGGATAACACAGTAAGCTCTATTAAACGTTACATGGGTACAGCTCATAAAGAAACACTCGAAGGAAAAGACTACACAGCGCAGGAAGTATCTGCAATGATTCTGCAAAAGCTGAAATCAGACGCAGAAGCATACCTTGGCGAAACGGTAACACAGGCAGTTATTACGGTTCCAGCATACTTCAATGACAGTCAGCGTCAGGCAACAAAAGATGCGGGTAAAATCGCAGGCCTTGAAGTACTGCGTATCGTAAACGAACCGACAGCAGCAGCACTTGCGTATGGTATGGATAAAGAAGAAGATCAAACAATCCTTGTATACGACCTTGGTGGCGGTACATTCGACGTATCGATCCTTGAGCTCGGCGATGGCTTCTTCGAAGTAAAAGCAACAAGCGGCGATAACAAACTCGGCGGTGACGATTTTGACCAGGTCATCATTGACTACCTCGTGAGTGAATTTAAAAAAGAAAACAGCATCGACCTGTCAGCTGACCGCATGGCGATGCAACGTCTGAAAGACGCAGCAGAAAAAGCGAAAAAAGACCTTTCTGGTGTTCTGACAACAACGATTTCCCTGCCGTTCATCACAGCAGATGCGACAGGACCAAAACACTTAGAAGTAAACTTGACTCGTGCGAAATTTGAAGAACTGAGTGCACGTCTTGTAGAACGTACAATGGAACCGACTCGCCGCGCTCTTGCAGATGCAGGCATGAGCCCGTCTAATCTTGATAAAGTAATCCTTGTTGGTGGTTCAACTCGTATCCCAGCCGTACAAGAAGCGATTAAGAAGTTTACAGGTCAGGAGCCGCATAAAGGCGTAAATCCAGACGAAGTAGTAGCACTTGGTGCAGCTGTTCAAGCGGGCGTACTGACTGGCGATGTAAAAGACGTTGTTCTGCTTGACGTAACTCCGCTTTCACTCGGTCTGGAAACAATGGGTGGCGTTATGACAAAACTGATCGAACGTAACACTACGATTCCGACAAGTAAATCACAAGTGTTCTCAACAGCTGCTGACAACCAGACAGCGGTAGACATCCATGTGCTGCAGGGTGAGCGCCCGATGGCATCGGACAACAAAACACTCGGACGCTTCCAGCTTGGTGACATTCCACCGGCACCACGCGGCATCCCGCAAATCGAAGTAACATTCGACATTGATGCGAACGGTATCGTAAACGTATCAGCGAAAGACTTAGGTACAGGCAAAGAGCAGAAGATTACGATTACGTCTTCTTCCGGCTTAAGCGATGATGAGATTAACCGCATGGTACAAGAAGCCGAAGAAAATGCGGAAGCAGATAAACAACGCAAAGAGCAAGTGGAATTGCGTAACGAAGCAGACCAGCTCGTATTCATGACTGAGAAAACTGTGAAGGATCTCGGTGATAAAGTAGAGCAGGCTGAAATCGATAAAGCAAATGAAGCGAAAGATAAGCTGAAAGCGGCGCTTGAAGGTAGCGACCTGGAAGCGATCCGTACAGCGAAAGATGCATTGCAAGAAATCGTTCAGCAGCTGTCCATGAAACTGTATGAGCAAGCGGCTCAACAGGCACAAGCAGCAGAAGCAACAGAAGGCGGCGCTGCAAAAGCAGATGATGTTGTAGACGCAGATTACACAGTTGTAGACGAAAAAGACAAGAAATAA
- the grpE gene encoding nucleotide exchange factor GrpE — MTEENKQTAEVTEETEAVETEVVDTEEVTEDNSLEAQIAQLQAEKDEMYNKLLRAQADLQNFRTRVNKEKEQMLTYSSQRVIEALLPVVDNFERAITASHGTGDTEALAQGVEMVFRQLQQVLEQESVTTVPGVGSPFDPNMHQAVMQEESSEYESGIIIEEFQKGYKLKDRIIRPSMVKVSS, encoded by the coding sequence GTGACAGAAGAAAATAAACAGACGGCAGAAGTAACAGAAGAGACTGAGGCAGTTGAAACAGAAGTAGTGGACACTGAGGAAGTAACAGAGGATAATAGCCTCGAAGCACAAATTGCCCAGCTTCAGGCTGAAAAAGATGAGATGTACAACAAGCTCCTGCGTGCGCAGGCGGATCTGCAAAATTTCCGTACTCGCGTTAATAAAGAAAAGGAACAAATGCTTACGTACTCATCGCAGCGTGTGATCGAAGCATTGCTTCCAGTTGTGGATAACTTCGAGCGTGCGATTACGGCAAGTCATGGAACGGGTGATACGGAAGCGCTCGCGCAAGGTGTTGAGATGGTATTCCGCCAGCTGCAACAAGTGCTTGAGCAAGAAAGTGTCACGACCGTTCCAGGTGTTGGTTCTCCGTTTGACCCAAACATGCATCAGGCGGTTATGCAGGAAGAAAGCAGCGAGTATGAATCAGGCATCATCATCGAAGAGTTCCAAAAAGGCTACAAGTTAAAGGACAGAATCATTCGTCCATCTATGGTTAAAGTAAGCTCTTGA
- the dnaJ gene encoding molecular chaperone DnaJ: protein MSKRDYYEVLGVAKSASEDEIKKAYRKLARQYHPDVNKEPDAVEKFKEVKEAYDVISDPQKRAQYDQFGHAAGQQGGFGGAGADFGGFGDIFDMFFGGGGGGRRNPNAPRQGNDLQYTMSISFKDAYFGKEEEIEIPKEATCSKCDGSGAEPGTKVETCPTCNGAGQQEVVQNTPFGRVVNRRPCPSCKGKGKYVQTKCSKCHGNGKETIRRKIRINIPAGVDDGMQMRISGEGELGVNGGPPGDLYVVFRVKRHDFFERDEDNLFCQIPITFAQAALGDEIEVPTMEGKVKMKIPAGTQTGKTFRLRGHGMPRVNRGGAKGDQHVKVTVVTPTKLSDRQKELLRELAELGGEETHAAGSAEKTLWDRFKTMMRGDV, encoded by the coding sequence ATGAGTAAACGCGATTATTATGAGGTACTCGGCGTCGCGAAATCAGCTTCGGAAGACGAGATAAAAAAAGCGTATCGCAAGCTTGCCCGCCAATACCATCCGGACGTAAACAAAGAGCCGGATGCGGTGGAGAAGTTTAAGGAAGTTAAAGAAGCGTATGATGTGATAAGCGATCCGCAGAAGCGGGCGCAATACGATCAGTTTGGTCATGCTGCAGGACAGCAAGGTGGTTTTGGCGGGGCTGGTGCTGATTTTGGCGGCTTCGGTGATATTTTTGATATGTTTTTCGGCGGTGGTGGCGGAGGACGACGCAATCCGAATGCGCCGCGTCAGGGGAACGATTTGCAGTATACGATGTCGATTAGCTTTAAAGATGCCTATTTCGGCAAAGAAGAAGAGATCGAGATTCCGAAAGAAGCAACCTGCTCGAAGTGTGACGGTTCTGGTGCAGAGCCAGGAACAAAAGTTGAAACATGTCCGACATGTAACGGTGCCGGTCAGCAGGAAGTTGTACAAAACACACCGTTCGGTCGTGTAGTGAACCGCCGTCCATGTCCGTCTTGTAAAGGCAAGGGTAAATACGTACAGACAAAATGCAGCAAATGTCACGGCAATGGTAAGGAGACGATTCGTCGTAAAATCCGGATCAACATTCCAGCCGGTGTAGATGACGGCATGCAGATGCGAATTTCTGGCGAAGGTGAACTTGGTGTAAACGGTGGACCACCGGGAGATTTGTACGTGGTGTTCCGCGTAAAACGTCATGACTTCTTTGAACGGGATGAAGACAATTTGTTCTGCCAGATTCCGATTACCTTTGCCCAGGCGGCGCTTGGCGATGAGATCGAAGTGCCGACCATGGAAGGCAAAGTCAAAATGAAAATTCCAGCTGGTACGCAGACAGGCAAGACATTCCGCCTGCGTGGACACGGCATGCCACGAGTGAACCGGGGTGGAGCAAAAGGTGACCAGCACGTCAAAGTAACGGTTGTTACACCGACTAAGCTGAGCGACCGTCAGAAGGAATTGCTGCGTGAGCTTGCTGAACTTGGCGGGGAAGAAACGCATGCGGCAGGTAGTGCAGAGAAAACATTGTGGGATCGATTTAAAACGATGATGCGCGGCGATGTGTAG